The Polaribacter sp. Q13 sequence TTTCATAATTCTTAAATTAAGGTTATTGTAAATTATAAATATTTTAAATACTTTGGGAGAAGGAAGTTATTTAAATAGAAAAGGGTAAATTCATAAGCAAGATAATTTTGATAATCAAATATAATCTATTTTTTTATTGAAAACCCGTATTCATATTAATTTTTTATGAATATATAATGTTTTAATTAGCTTGATTTTCAGCAGGTTGATTGTTTAGTAGGATGTTTAAACGTTGGATTTTTTATTTGTGTTTACAAAACTACACTTTACTCAAAAGTAGTAGCCAATTGTATTTTTTCTTCCAATTCTTTCAGGTATTTTTCAGCTGTTTTTTCATCCCAAGAAAAATGAGTTTTAAACAAGTCTAAAACATACTCTTTATATAAAAGTACACTGCGTGAATCAAAAAACAAACGACCAGTTCTGCGCATAAAAAAATCAGTTGGAGTACAAGTCATTTCGTAATTTATGGTAAACCAAACTTCTGCTTGTATCAATTTTTCTTGCATATTATCGTGCATTAGATCATCAAATTTCTGCAAAATAATATCTGTTTGTTTTCCGTAATTATGTACTAAATACTCAGCATCTTTTCTATCGAAATCTACTTCTGCAATTCTATTTTGAATAGCATCTGTATAACTTTGTACTTCTTGATAATTATTAAAAGTACCACCAGAAAGTGCTATTTCTTTGGTTTTTATTTCTTCAAATTCTTTATCGAATCTGCGTTCATACTTTTTGGCAACTAAATCTACAATGCGTTCTGCCATTTTACGATACCCTGTTAATTTACCTCCGGCAATAGAAATTAGTTCTGTATCAGATACAAATATTTCATCTTTTCTAGACAATTCTGAAGTAGACTTTCCTTCTTCGTGAATTAAAGGTCTTAAACCGGCCCAAGAAGACTGAATATCATCCAAAGTTAAATTGATATCAGGAAACATATTATTTACCGCAGAAATCAAATAAGTAGCATCTACCAAATTGGTTTCTACTTTATTTTTATCTAGCTGATAATTGGTGTCTGTAGTGCCAAAATAAGTTACTTTTCCACGTGGAATGGCAAACATCATGCGGCCATCTGGAATATCAAAATAAACAGATTGTTTTACAGGTAATTTTTCATGTGCAACCACTAAATGAACACCTTTAGTTAAATGCAATCTTTTACCAGTTTTAGAGTGGTTTTTTTGTCGTAATTCATCTACCCAAGGGCCAGTTGCGTTCACTACATATTTTGCTTTTATATCAAAAGAAGCTCCAGAAAAAGTGTCTTTTACTTTTGCCCCAACAACTCTATTATCTTCATAAATAAATTGAGAAGCTTCTGTGTAATTTATAATTTTAGCATTATAATCTAAGGCTGTTTTTAAGACTTCAATCGTTAAACGGGCATCATCTGTTCTATATTCTGCATAATATCCTGCACCATTTAAAATACTTTCTGGTAACAACGGTTCTTTTTCTAAAGCTTCCTCTTTGTCTAACATTTTACGTTTGTCTTCTCCTTCTACAGAAGCTAAAATATCGTAGACTTTTAGTCCGATGGATGTTAGCCAAGAACCATACGTTCCGCCTTCAATTAAAGGCAAAATCATTTTTTCTGGAACCACTAAATGAGGTGCTAAATCATGCACAATGGCACGTTCTGTACCCACTTCTTTAACCAACCAAAAATCGAATTGTTTTAAATACCGTAAACCACCATGAATTAGCTTTGTAGATTTACTACTTGTACCAGAAGCAAAGTCGTTTTTTTCTATTAAAGCAACTTTCATGCCTCTAGAAGCGGCGTCTAAGGCAATGCCTGCACCTGTAATTCCTCCACCAATAATTAACATGTCAAATTCTGTAGACTGTAATTCTTTGGCAATGTTTTCTCTATTTAAATATGAAAAATTGTTCATTTTTATTTTAATATTTTTGTTGGTAAACCGTCTATACTTGTTTGGTTTTTGTCTTCCCAATATTGTTTAATACCTTTTTTTCCTTTTTCTGAAGCCCAATCATTCAATTCATTCCTTTCCCCTTGATACTCAAAAAACGGAATGGACATTCCGCAAGAAGTTTGTGCAGATTCAATAGAGATGTCAAATATTTGACGTGTTCCCGGCGTTTCTGGAAACAGCGTAATTAAATCATTCCAAGAAGTATCACCCTCTTTAATTTCTTTTCCTTTACCATATAATCTAAGAATGTTCGGAGCGCCTTCAAAAGCACAAAACATCAAGGTAATTCTGTCATTTTCTAATAAATGTGCCGCAGTTTCGTTGCCGCTTCCAGTAACATTTAACCATAAAACGCGGTTTTCATCAACAACTCTAAAAGAGTCCATTCCTTTAGGCGATAAATTAATTCGCCCATTATTTGGAGCAGTAGTTACAAAAAATATTTTTTGAGCTTCTATAAACTTTTGAAGCCTTGAAGTGATTTTTGTATAAAATTTTGACATAATCGTAATTATTAGCTGACCAATTTACAAAATATCGATTGATAAAATGTTTTATAAATTATTACCTTTAACCAAAATAAAAACTTTTTTTATGGAATATGGATTTTTATCAGTAATACCACCAATTGTAGCTATTATTTTGGCTTTAAAAACAAAACACGTATATATTGCTTTGTTAATAGGAATTTGGTTTTCTTGGTTGATTATAAAAGGTTGGAATCCATTAGACGGAACCTTGGCAATGATAGAAGGAATGGTAAACGTTTTTCAATCTAAAGGAAATACAAGAACCATTATGTTTAGTGCATTGGTGGGAGCGCTATTAATTTTTATTCAGTTTTCTAGAGGAGTAGAGGGGTTTATCAATCTTTTAAATAAAAGATTAGTAAAATTAGAGGAGAAAAAAACGGGTTATAGTAGAGTTATGGTGCAAGTTTTGGCAACCTTAACAGGACTTTTATTATTTGTAGAAACAAGTATTAGCTCATTAACAGTTGGTACTTTATATAGACCAATTTTTGATAAATTAGGAATTCCGAGAGAAAAACTAGCCTACATCGCAGACTCTAGTTCTGCACCATCATCCATTTTAATTCCGTTTAATGCTTGGGGTGCTTTTATAATGGGCCTGTTATTAACACAAGGAATAGACAAACCGTTTGCTATGTTAATAAGTTCTATTAAATACAACTTCTATCCATTAATTGCCATAACAACTGTTTTTATTATCATTTTAACGAAGAAAGATTTTGGTCCGATGAAAAAAGCCGAAAAGAGAACCAAAGAAACGGGCTTGTTAATGGATAAAGGTTCTAAGCCATTGGTTTCTGATGCTGTAACTTCTTTTCCTCCAAAAGACGGAATACCGGCAAGAGCTTATAATATGATTGTGCCTCTATTAGTGATGGTTTTAATGATGCCTATAAATTTAATTTATACAGGTTGGAACGCTGTAGAAAACGAAAGTTCTTTCTTTATACACGCAACAGAAGCAATAGGTTTAGGTTCTGGTTCTTCTTCTGTTTTATATGCTGTAATTACTGCATTATTAGTGGCCATGATACTATATTTTATCCAAGGAATTATGAAGCCAAATGAAGCGGTAGATTTAATATTAAAAGGTATTAGTGAGCTAATGCCATTAGCATTATTAATGTTGTTAGCTTTTGCTATTGGAGATGCTTGTAAAGAACTAGAAACAGGTATATATGTAGCTAATGTTACCAAAGAATGGTTATCGCCAGAATTATTACCCGCAGTCGTTTTTATCATTAGCTCTTTTATAGCTTTTTCTACCGGAACCTCTTGGGGAACATTTGCAATTATGTTGGCAATTTCTGTACCAATGGCAAATATTCATGGAGCAGATGTAACTATTGTGGTTGCTGCTACTTTAGGAGGAGGAATTTTTGGAGACCATTGCTCACCAATTTCAGATACGTCTATAATTTCATCTATGGCATCTGCAAGCGATCATATAGACCATGTAAAAACCCAATTACCTTACGCTTTGGTTGGTGGCGCAATTACCGTTTTAATGTATTTAATTATTGGTTTTTTAGGCTAAATTGGTTATTTAATCTTATTAAGAATTTGGGCGTTACCACAAGGGTCGCGCTTTCCACTATATCTTTTTGTGAAAAACAAAAAGGATACCGTTGCAATCGCTAACGCGGGCGTCGTATCTATAAATCAGTTGCAATTTCGTGTAGTTTTTCATTTCGAAATGCTCTTAAATGACAATTGTTGGTTTTTTTTGCGTTCAGTTTTTGGTGCACACAGTTTTGTCATTTCGACCTTTTTTTGGGAGAAATCACATAAGGTTTGGTTGGTGTTGTGTAATCACTGTTATGGGATTTCTCAGTACTTCGAAATGACAAGTATTGCGACTCAGTTTTGTGTTATCACTGTTATGTGAGTCGAAATGAAAATTTTAGAGTTTTTTGATTTTATAGAGTTAAAATTTACTCAATAACCATACAGTTTGTCATTTCGAAATGAGCTTTTTAGCGATTGAGAAATCACATAAAGTTTGGTTGGTGTTGTTTTATCTCTGTTATGAGATTTCTCAGTACTTCGAAATGACAATTGTTGCGGCTCAGTTTTGTGGTATCACTGTTATGGGATTTTTCCTTGCGTCGAAATGACAATTGTTGGTTTTTTTTGCGTCCATTTTTTGGTACATACAGTTTTGTCATTTCGACCTTTTTAGGGAGAAATCACATAAAGTTTGGTTGATATTGTGTTATCACTGTTATGAGATTTCTCAATACTTCGAAATGACAATTGCTACAAATATTTTTTCTTACCTTTAAAACAAAATGCTCAACCCACAAAAAGGATTTCATAGTTATTATGTTTACATAATTACAAATAGCTACCGTTCCACATTTTATATTGGAGTAACCAATAACTTAAAAGAACGTTTACAACTGCATAAAACAAACATTATTGAAAAGAAGAAAACATTTGCATCAAAATATAATATTGAGTTTTTAGTGTATTATGAAAAACATACTTGGATTCAATTAGCTATTGCTAGAGAAAAAGAATTAAAAAAATGGAGACGTGAAAAAAAATTAGCACTCATAAAGGAAATGAACCCTTCTTTTTCTTTTTTGAATAGTGAATTTTAGGTGTAATAGACAAAATGGTTGGTAAAATCTTCCTTATCCCTTTTGTTTATTAGCTTTGAGGCAAATCAAAGGTTTTGAATAAAAAAAATGTAAATTTTGTGATAGTTTAAACACACATAAATACGGTACTCGCTTAAATAAACAACGTTACAAATGTTTAAATTGTAACAAGATTTTTAATGGAGGAAAACAAATTTCAGCAGATTTTCTTTGGGATGAATATGCCAGAGGAAAACAAACGTATATACAACTAGCAGTCAAATATGGATGCTCAAAAAGAACAATCCAACGTAAACTAGATCTTTATCAAGTAAAGCAAGTAGAAATAGCACCAAAGAAGGTTATTGTTTTAATGGATACAACCTACTGGGGCAGAAGTTTTGGGTTAATGTTGTTTAAAGACGCATACAGTAAAGAAAATCTTCTTTGGTATTACGTCAAATCAGAAACTAATACATTGTACATAAAGGGTATTAAAGAACTGAAATCTAAAGGACCTTTTTAGGGAGAAATCACATAAAGTTTGGTTGGTATTGTGTTATCACTGTTATGAGATTTCTCAGTACTTCGAAATGATCTGTGTTAAAAACCTACTATATTTTGTTAAAATTTAAAATATTTTTCTTTCTAATTTATAACATATAAATTCTTGAAATTTTCATCATAATTCTGTTTGTTTTTAGCAATAG is a genomic window containing:
- a CDS encoding Na+/H+ antiporter NhaC family protein, giving the protein MEYGFLSVIPPIVAIILALKTKHVYIALLIGIWFSWLIIKGWNPLDGTLAMIEGMVNVFQSKGNTRTIMFSALVGALLIFIQFSRGVEGFINLLNKRLVKLEEKKTGYSRVMVQVLATLTGLLLFVETSISSLTVGTLYRPIFDKLGIPREKLAYIADSSSAPSSILIPFNAWGAFIMGLLLTQGIDKPFAMLISSIKYNFYPLIAITTVFIIILTKKDFGPMKKAEKRTKETGLLMDKGSKPLVSDAVTSFPPKDGIPARAYNMIVPLLVMVLMMPINLIYTGWNAVENESSFFIHATEAIGLGSGSSSVLYAVITALLVAMILYFIQGIMKPNEAVDLILKGISELMPLALLMLLAFAIGDACKELETGIYVANVTKEWLSPELLPAVVFIISSFIAFSTGTSWGTFAIMLAISVPMANIHGADVTIVVAATLGGGIFGDHCSPISDTSIISSMASASDHIDHVKTQLPYALVGGAITVLMYLIIGFLG
- a CDS encoding pyridoxamine 5'-phosphate oxidase family protein is translated as MSKFYTKITSRLQKFIEAQKIFFVTTAPNNGRINLSPKGMDSFRVVDENRVLWLNVTGSGNETAAHLLENDRITLMFCAFEGAPNILRLYGKGKEIKEGDTSWNDLITLFPETPGTRQIFDISIESAQTSCGMSIPFFEYQGERNELNDWASEKGKKGIKQYWEDKNQTSIDGLPTKILK
- a CDS encoding glycerol-3-phosphate dehydrogenase/oxidase → MNNFSYLNRENIAKELQSTEFDMLIIGGGITGAGIALDAASRGMKVALIEKNDFASGTSSKSTKLIHGGLRYLKQFDFWLVKEVGTERAIVHDLAPHLVVPEKMILPLIEGGTYGSWLTSIGLKVYDILASVEGEDKRKMLDKEEALEKEPLLPESILNGAGYYAEYRTDDARLTIEVLKTALDYNAKIINYTEASQFIYEDNRVVGAKVKDTFSGASFDIKAKYVVNATGPWVDELRQKNHSKTGKRLHLTKGVHLVVAHEKLPVKQSVYFDIPDGRMMFAIPRGKVTYFGTTDTNYQLDKNKVETNLVDATYLISAVNNMFPDINLTLDDIQSSWAGLRPLIHEEGKSTSELSRKDEIFVSDTELISIAGGKLTGYRKMAERIVDLVAKKYERRFDKEFEEIKTKEIALSGGTFNNYQEVQSYTDAIQNRIAEVDFDRKDAEYLVHNYGKQTDIILQKFDDLMHDNMQEKLIQAEVWFTINYEMTCTPTDFFMRRTGRLFFDSRSVLLYKEYVLDLFKTHFSWDEKTAEKYLKELEEKIQLATTFE
- a CDS encoding GIY-YIG nuclease family protein, whose amino-acid sequence is MLNPQKGFHSYYVYIITNSYRSTFYIGVTNNLKERLQLHKTNIIEKKKTFASKYNIEFLVYYEKHTWIQLAIAREKELKKWRREKKLALIKEMNPSFSFLNSEF